The segment ACCACCGCCATGCCGCCCAGGCGGGAAAGCAGGTACTTCAACATGGGGCTGCCGGGCGGGGGTCAGGGCTTGACGCTGGTGTTCCAGAAGAAGGGCCAGGCCGCGGGCTGGTAGTTCTGCAGGGCCGGGCTGCGCGCCGAGAGGCTGGCGAACTTGCCCACGTTCACATAGGGTACTTCCTCGTAGACCACCTGCTGCACCTTGGCCCAGAGCTGGCCGCGCTTGACCGGATCGGCCTCGCGGTTGAAGGCTTCCAGGGCCGCCGTCTTGGCCGGGCTGCTCCACCAGCCCGGTGCGCCCTCGCCCAGCTGGGGCGGCGAGAGCATGGGCTCGGGGAACTGGCCGGAGTGGGTGATGTACAGATCCCAGAGCTTGGGCTCGCCGCGGCGCTGCACCAGGGTGGCCCAGTCCACCACCACCAGCTCGGCCTTGAGCCCGGCGCGCTTGAACTGCTCGGCCATCAGCAGGGCCATGTTGTAGTGGAAGTCGTACTGGCGGCTGGTCAGCACGCGGATCGCCTCGCCCTTGTAGCCGGCCTTCTCGGCCAGCTCCTTGGCCAGACGGGCATTGCGCTGGTTGTATTTCTCGGCGCCGGCCGTCGAGTAGAAGGGCGAGCCCTTGGGGAAGTGGTTGGGCTCGGCGCTGAAGAAGCGGGTGTCGCCAAAGCCGGCGGCCAGCATCTCGCCCGGCCCCATGGCCGTCTGCACCGCCTGGCGCAGCGCGGCATTGGCCAGCACGCCCTCCTTGGTGTTGAAGACGATGTAGGGGAAGCCGAAGGACGGGGTCATGATGGGCACGGTCTTGCCCGGCGCCTTCTCCAGCCGCGCCATGGCCTCCACCGGCAGCAGGTCGGCATAGTGGTACTGGCCGGCCAGGGCGCCTTCCACCCGGGTATTGGCATTGGGCACGGGCACGAAGCGCAGTTCCTCGATCAGGGCCTCGCGCCGGCCGCCATAGCCGTTGGCCGGCTCCTTGCGTGCGCTGTACTGATCGAAGCGGCTCAGCAGCACATACTGGTCGGGACGGCGCTCCTTGAAGCGGTAGGGGCCGGTGCCCACGAAGTCCTTGAGCGGGCTGGCAATCGCCTCCTTGGCCATGATGGCCGCCATGCCCGTGGGCAGGGCCAGCTGGGCCACCAGGGGCGCGTAGGGGTTCTTGAGCGTGAGCTCCAGCTCCAGCGGACCCAGGGCCTTGATGCCGGCCAGCTCGCGCGCCACGGCCTTGCCGCGCGGCGCGTTGTCCATCCAGCGCTGCAGGCTGGCCACCACGTCCTCGGCATTCAGCTCGCGGCCGTTGTGCAGCTTCACGCCCTTGCGCAAGGTGATGCGGTAGCTCTTGCCATCGGCCGAGACCTTGGGCAGGGCTTCGGCCAGCATGGGCACCAGCTGCCACTTGGCATCGAAGGTGTAGAGCGGCTCGAACACATGCTGCATGATGGTCCCCACCAGATCGGCGGTGGAGGCCATGGGGTCCAGGGTCTGGGGCTCGGCCACCATGGCCAGCGTGGCATGGCTGCCCCCCTGGGCCAGGACCGGCTGGGCCAGGCCCGCCGACAGGCTCAGCAGCGAGGCTGCCAGGGTCTTGAGCAGAAGCTGGCGCCGTGGCGGTGCCGGGTGAGCTGAACGCATCTTGCTGACCTCCGAATGAAAATAGATTTCAATTTCGGCAACGATATGCGGGCTCATCGGGCTTTTCACTAGAGAAAACCCGCTGTTTCTCCAAATTTACTGAAATACACTTTCATACCTTCAACAGGAGACCCTCATGCCTCTGGAATATCTGGGCGCCCCGCCCGTCGCCTCCGACCAGCAAGCCCGCCCCTTCTCCCCCGCGGTGCGGGCCGGTGATTTCGTCTATGTGTCCGGTCAGGTGCCAGCCAATGCCCAGGGCGAGATCATCACCGGCGGCATCGAGGCCCAGACCCATCAGGTGATGGCCAATCTGAAGGCCGTGCTGGCCCTGGCCGGCTGCGCCCTGGACGATGTGTGCAAGAGCACGGTGTGGCTGGACGACGCACGCGACTTCGGCGCCTTCAACCGCGTCTACATGAGCTACTTCCCGAACGGCAAGCCCGCCCGCTCCACCACCGAGGCCCGCCTGATGGTGGACGCCAAGGTGGAGATCGATGTGGTGGCCTACAAGCCCAAGAACTGATCCCACCCCCTACCGGCTGCGCCGGCCCCCTCGAGTGGGGCAGCGCCGGCCGCCCGGCAAAGCCGGATCGGCGCCGCTCGCGTGGCAAGGCAATCCTGGCAGGCCTGAGGCTCAGGCGCCGAAGGGCGTGGGCTCGGTCGGGGTCTTGGGCAGTTGGGCCCAGCGCGCGCTGCCGATCTCGTAGAGCAGGCTGGGCGCCTGGCCCGGCACATCGGCGAGCGAGCCCTTGAGCAGCAGACCCAGACGCTCCAGGGTCTTGCGCGAAGGCGTGTTGGCCGGCTGCACCACGGCGCGCACCGCGCCCGCCTGCAAAGACTCGAAGGCCAGGCCCAGGGCGGCCTGGGCCATCTCCGAGGCATAGCCCTGCCCCCAGTGCTGGGGCTGGAAGCGGAAGTAGAGATACAGGCCCGGCTGGCCGGCGATGGGCCGGTGCATGATGCCGCCCAGGCCGATCAGCTCCTCGGGCTGCTCGCGCAGCGCAATCGCCCAGTAGCCGAAGCCCTGGCTCTGCCAATGCGCCTGCCAGCCCTGCAGCAGTTCCACCGCGGCCTCGCGCGAGGACAGGGGACCCGCGGGGCTGAAGCGGTTGCATACCGGATCGGTGTGCAGGGCGTAGACCGCGTCCAGATCCGTCTCGCGCGGGGCGCGCAGGCACAAGCGGCGGGTCTCCAGCAACTGGCTTTGCGCCAGCAATTCCTCTCGCAACAGCATCCGTTCGGCCTCCAGGGCGAGCTTGTTCGGTTCGCGCTTCTTTTACGGGGATAGAGATCAGGGTTTTACCTCATCTCGCCCTCCCTCAGGAGCCGCAAAGCCCCCTCGCTCGGGCGTATGCCCGGCGGCCCCTGCCAAAAGCTGCACAAAGCGCCCGGCTTGGACGGCGTCAGCCGGGCTTGCATCGCCGGCCATATACTGTATAAAAATACATATATTGATCGCCAGAAGCCGCCCCGCCTC is part of the Shinella sp. XGS7 genome and harbors:
- a CDS encoding ABC transporter substrate-binding protein; translation: MRSAHPAPPRRQLLLKTLAASLLSLSAGLAQPVLAQGGSHATLAMVAEPQTLDPMASTADLVGTIMQHVFEPLYTFDAKWQLVPMLAEALPKVSADGKSYRITLRKGVKLHNGRELNAEDVVASLQRWMDNAPRGKAVARELAGIKALGPLELELTLKNPYAPLVAQLALPTGMAAIMAKEAIASPLKDFVGTGPYRFKERRPDQYVLLSRFDQYSARKEPANGYGGRREALIEELRFVPVPNANTRVEGALAGQYHYADLLPVEAMARLEKAPGKTVPIMTPSFGFPYIVFNTKEGVLANAALRQAVQTAMGPGEMLAAGFGDTRFFSAEPNHFPKGSPFYSTAGAEKYNQRNARLAKELAEKAGYKGEAIRVLTSRQYDFHYNMALLMAEQFKRAGLKAELVVVDWATLVQRRGEPKLWDLYITHSGQFPEPMLSPPQLGEGAPGWWSSPAKTAALEAFNREADPVKRGQLWAKVQQVVYEEVPYVNVGKFASLSARSPALQNYQPAAWPFFWNTSVKP
- a CDS encoding RidA family protein, producing MPLEYLGAPPVASDQQARPFSPAVRAGDFVYVSGQVPANAQGEIITGGIEAQTHQVMANLKAVLALAGCALDDVCKSTVWLDDARDFGAFNRVYMSYFPNGKPARSTTEARLMVDAKVEIDVVAYKPKN
- a CDS encoding GNAT family N-acetyltransferase, giving the protein MLLREELLAQSQLLETRRLCLRAPRETDLDAVYALHTDPVCNRFSPAGPLSSREAAVELLQGWQAHWQSQGFGYWAIALREQPEELIGLGGIMHRPIAGQPGLYLYFRFQPQHWGQGYASEMAQAALGLAFESLQAGAVRAVVQPANTPSRKTLERLGLLLKGSLADVPGQAPSLLYEIGSARWAQLPKTPTEPTPFGA